One part of the Neodiprion virginianus isolate iyNeoVirg1 chromosome 3, iyNeoVirg1.1, whole genome shotgun sequence genome encodes these proteins:
- the LOC124299985 gene encoding GPI transamidase component PIG-S isoform X1 yields the protein MSDNSGSVGYDTPSDASYRIYASISFAILLLGVGVPLWWHTTAVPRVTLPYDGIAQLSNLDIKISTRILVAALTENRAKLLVEEINRELKSAELYNLQISHAVISSNLISSAITIHDLEKIAINFDVQVGELLLLEVPNLSDGVLAGSHRTIFFSPEASGLKLTQVLSNWILLNKSVALTRNALAEPTQFSLDKQNRRRFPASSAYDVLLTLVNPYPDKLTVDWHLPNVIKEYIEPFLDELSVVANFTVKSQWLYLVPLDVTPKQIPDSSVLGRHYALPEDVLPQIITPLEKKLASQVSLNPCINLVMYTPPCDKAPLHIYTRSGHRSKTSSNVEAFLSPRWGGVVIANPPIESCIDVEDNQMVTFSPEASSIMGVFIAHLRLLLGIPDKEPIAGAALVRLDNSKPREWELDALLRIRAVEQLTSAKLTLQSLAQLLEEISNIVITDTVGDRINGALKWVEDSADKLRHGKLMEGFASSKEAFVTAEAAFTDPSLLALLYFPDDQKYAVYIPLFLPVMIPVLLSLRNIWRYFFSKTEENETNKGELTEETKEIDKPKTD from the exons ATGAGTGATAATTCGGGATCCGTAGGATACGATACGCCTTCAGATG CATCGTACAGAATCTACGCCAGTATTTCCTTCGCGATCCTGCTACTTGGCGTTGGCGTGCCGTTATGGTGGCACACGACGGCTGTACCGAGGGTGACACTTCCCTACGATGGAATCGCACAATTGAGCAACTTGGACATCAAGATCAGCACGAGAATTTTGGTAGCTGCCTTGACTGAAAATCGTGCCAAATTATTAGTCGAAGAAATAAACCGCGAGCTCAAGTCAGCCG AACTCTACAATCTTCAGATCTCACATGCCgtaatttcaagtaatttaaTATCCTCGGCAATTACTATACACGATCTTGAAAAAATAGCAATTAATTTCGACGTTCAAGTCGGCGAATTGCTTTTACTTGAAGTACCGAATCTGAGTGATGGTGTTCTCGCAGGCTCTCACAGAACAATATTCTTCTCACCTGAAGCGA GTGGGTTGAAACTAACTCAAGTACTATCTAACTGGATCTTACTAAACAAATCAGTGGCTTTGACAAGGAACGCGTTGGCTGAACCTACTCAATTCAGCTTGGATAAACAAAATAGAAGACGGTTTCCCGCTAGTTCAGCCTATGATGTTCTCCTTACTCTCGTCAACCCATATCCGGACAAACTGACAGTCGATTGGCATTTGCCCAATGTCATAAAAG AATACATCGAACCATTCCTGGATGAACTTTCGGTGGTGGCGAACTTCACGGTTAAATCGCAATGGCTGTACCTTGTTCCATTGGATGTAACGCCAAAACAGATACCTGACAGTAGTGTGCTTGGCAGACACTATGCGTTACCAGAAGATGTGTTGCCACAGATTATAACACCACTAGAAAAGAAATTAG CATCACAAGTCAGCCTCAATCCATGTATCAATTTGGTGATGTATACACCTCCGTGTGACAAAGCACCGCTTCATATTTACACACGTAGTGGTCACCGATCAAAAACGTCAAGCAACGTTGAGGCTTTTCTCTCCCCGAG GTGGGGTGGCGTTGTGATAGCTAATCCTCCAATCGAGTCTTGTATAGACGTGGAAGATAATCAAATGGTTACATTCAGTCCAGAAGCATCCAGTATTATGGGCGTATTCATTGCCCATCTCAGACTACTACTAGGAATCCCAGACAAG gAACCTATCGCTGGAGCAGCATTGGTCCGACTAGACAATTCAAAACCACGTGAATGGGAATTAGATGCTCTGCTTAGAATCCGAGCTGTAGAGCAACTGACCTCAGCTAAACTTACTTTACAATCTTTGGCTCAATTGTTGGAAGAAATTAGCAACATTGTGATCACAGATACAGTTGGCGATAGAATAAATGGGGCTCTAAAGTGGGTCGAAGATTCCGCCGACAAGCTGAGACACGGTAAACTAATGGAAGGTTTCGCTTCAAGTAAAGAAGCTTTTGTTACTGCCGAAGCTGCGTTTACCGACCCATCTCTTCTGGCTCTACTGTATTTTCCCGACGACCAGAA GTATGCAGTGTATATTCCACTATTTCTGCCTGTCATGATACCCGTACTACTGTCTCTGAGAAACATATGGAggtattttttctcaaaaaccgAGGAAAATGAAACCAATAAGGGCGAACTGACTGAGGAAACCAAAGAGATTGATAAACCTAAGACTGACTAA
- the LOC124299985 gene encoding GPI transamidase component PIG-S isoform X2 codes for MSDNSGSVGYDTPSDELYNLQISHAVISSNLISSAITIHDLEKIAINFDVQVGELLLLEVPNLSDGVLAGSHRTIFFSPEASGLKLTQVLSNWILLNKSVALTRNALAEPTQFSLDKQNRRRFPASSAYDVLLTLVNPYPDKLTVDWHLPNVIKEYIEPFLDELSVVANFTVKSQWLYLVPLDVTPKQIPDSSVLGRHYALPEDVLPQIITPLEKKLASQVSLNPCINLVMYTPPCDKAPLHIYTRSGHRSKTSSNVEAFLSPRWGGVVIANPPIESCIDVEDNQMVTFSPEASSIMGVFIAHLRLLLGIPDKEPIAGAALVRLDNSKPREWELDALLRIRAVEQLTSAKLTLQSLAQLLEEISNIVITDTVGDRINGALKWVEDSADKLRHGKLMEGFASSKEAFVTAEAAFTDPSLLALLYFPDDQKYAVYIPLFLPVMIPVLLSLRNIWRYFFSKTEENETNKGELTEETKEIDKPKTD; via the exons ATGAGTGATAATTCGGGATCCGTAGGATACGATACGCCTTCAGATG AACTCTACAATCTTCAGATCTCACATGCCgtaatttcaagtaatttaaTATCCTCGGCAATTACTATACACGATCTTGAAAAAATAGCAATTAATTTCGACGTTCAAGTCGGCGAATTGCTTTTACTTGAAGTACCGAATCTGAGTGATGGTGTTCTCGCAGGCTCTCACAGAACAATATTCTTCTCACCTGAAGCGA GTGGGTTGAAACTAACTCAAGTACTATCTAACTGGATCTTACTAAACAAATCAGTGGCTTTGACAAGGAACGCGTTGGCTGAACCTACTCAATTCAGCTTGGATAAACAAAATAGAAGACGGTTTCCCGCTAGTTCAGCCTATGATGTTCTCCTTACTCTCGTCAACCCATATCCGGACAAACTGACAGTCGATTGGCATTTGCCCAATGTCATAAAAG AATACATCGAACCATTCCTGGATGAACTTTCGGTGGTGGCGAACTTCACGGTTAAATCGCAATGGCTGTACCTTGTTCCATTGGATGTAACGCCAAAACAGATACCTGACAGTAGTGTGCTTGGCAGACACTATGCGTTACCAGAAGATGTGTTGCCACAGATTATAACACCACTAGAAAAGAAATTAG CATCACAAGTCAGCCTCAATCCATGTATCAATTTGGTGATGTATACACCTCCGTGTGACAAAGCACCGCTTCATATTTACACACGTAGTGGTCACCGATCAAAAACGTCAAGCAACGTTGAGGCTTTTCTCTCCCCGAG GTGGGGTGGCGTTGTGATAGCTAATCCTCCAATCGAGTCTTGTATAGACGTGGAAGATAATCAAATGGTTACATTCAGTCCAGAAGCATCCAGTATTATGGGCGTATTCATTGCCCATCTCAGACTACTACTAGGAATCCCAGACAAG gAACCTATCGCTGGAGCAGCATTGGTCCGACTAGACAATTCAAAACCACGTGAATGGGAATTAGATGCTCTGCTTAGAATCCGAGCTGTAGAGCAACTGACCTCAGCTAAACTTACTTTACAATCTTTGGCTCAATTGTTGGAAGAAATTAGCAACATTGTGATCACAGATACAGTTGGCGATAGAATAAATGGGGCTCTAAAGTGGGTCGAAGATTCCGCCGACAAGCTGAGACACGGTAAACTAATGGAAGGTTTCGCTTCAAGTAAAGAAGCTTTTGTTACTGCCGAAGCTGCGTTTACCGACCCATCTCTTCTGGCTCTACTGTATTTTCCCGACGACCAGAA GTATGCAGTGTATATTCCACTATTTCTGCCTGTCATGATACCCGTACTACTGTCTCTGAGAAACATATGGAggtattttttctcaaaaaccgAGGAAAATGAAACCAATAAGGGCGAACTGACTGAGGAAACCAAAGAGATTGATAAACCTAAGACTGACTAA
- the LOC124299984 gene encoding protein I'm not dead yet-like yields the protein MSATKLDAVQVDPAARSDAEFVRKDVSFGRLLLGFFGMYWRSWIVILWPIILCPILIYQDSTAYKCMYVVAIMALYWVTEALPLPVTSFIPIVLFPLMGILNTSDTTTCYLNDTTMMFIASIVIATAIEHSGLHLRVAFTIIRLVGCSHRRLTLGIFLVTTFISLWISNTATTAMMVPIIETVLMELESQGLGKMFIEDANDTEGNEDGQPAKKPTNVTMTYYFIAAYASSIGGIGTMVATGSNLTLKGIYESRFPDSPGINFSDWMCYAIPPMLVSGFLVWLWLQVMYMGMFRPNSKDSKAINIGPEGEKVAKRIIEQKYRDLGPITWHELSVAVLFVFVILLWFFRNPGFVTGWPDYITEMSVKDSTAAMLVIILMFILPSKLEFLNAFSKDSSKYPTKSSQGLITWKLIQTKMHWGLLFVLGGGFAISQGSTSSGLSDLLGNALSGLESLPPVATLFVICLIIQTVTEFTANVAIANIVLPVVAELCVAIKLHPLYLMLPATFCCSFSFHLPVGTPPNAIVSAAGHIKTKDFIVAGIGPTLITLIVVTVSFPTWGNVIFNANEFPSWAES from the exons ATGAGTGCCACAAAACTGGATGCCGTCCAGGTGGATCCCGCCGCGAGAAGTGATGCCGAATTTGTAAG GAAAGATGTAAGTTTTGGACGACTTCTGCTTGGTTTTTTCGGAATGTACTGGAGATCGTGGATTGTAATATTATGGCCAATAATTCTGTGTCCAATACTTATATATCAAGATTCAACG GCATACAAATGCATGTATGTCGTTGCAATCATGGCATTGTACTGGGTAACCGAAGCACTGCCTCTACCGGTAACTTCCTTTATACCCATTGTGCTTTTCCCGTTGATGGGAATTTTGAACACAAGCGACACAACCACGTGTTACCTCAACGATACAACGATGATGTTCATAGCAAGTATCGTTATAGCAACTGCAATTGAACATTCGGGACTTCACTTGCGCGTCGCATTCACCATTATTCGGCTTGTCGGGTGTAGCCATAGAAG ATTAACTCTTGGTATTTTTCTGGTCACTACGTTCATTTCGTTGTGGATTTCAAACACTGCAACTACGGCCATGATGGTTCCAATTATTGAAACTGTACTAATGGAATTAGAATCT CAAGGTTTGGGAAAAATGTTTATCGAAGACGCAAATGATACCGAAGGCAATGAAGACGGTCAACC CGCAAAAAAACCGACGAATGTTACGATGACTTACTATTTCATCGCGGCTTATGCATCTAGCATCGGTGGTATCGGTACCATGGTGGCCACTGGTTCCAATTTAACGCTTAAAGGAATTTATGAATC CCGTTTTCCAGACAGCCCAGGAATCAATTTTTCTGATTGGATGTGTTACGCGATTCCGCCTATGCTTGTTTCCGGATTCTTAGTCTGGTTGTGGCTGCAAGTAATGTACATGGGAATGTTTCGACCAAACAGCAAAGACTCTAAGGCAATAAATATTGGTCCagagggtgaaaaagttgCGAAAAGAATTATCGAACAAAAATACAGAGACCTAGGGCCGATCACGTGGCACGAATTATCTGTTGCCGTTTTATTCGTTTTCGTAATTCTTTTGTGGTTCTTCAGGAATCCCGGATTTGTTACAGGGTGGCCCGATTATATCACGGAGAT GTCTGTTAAAGATTCTACCGCAGCAATGTTAGTCATAATCCTCATGTTTATACTTCCATCAAAATTGGAGTTTCTCAATGCATTCAGTAAGGATTCAAGCAAATATCCGACAAAGTCAAGTCAGGGTTTAATAACTTGGAAActaattcaaacaaaaatgcaTTGGGGTTTGCTGTTCGTTCTTGGCGGTGGTTTTGCAATATCCCAGGGAAGTACCTCCTCGGGACTCTCGGATTTACTAGGGAACGCATTATCTGGCTTGGAGTCTCTACCCCCAGTAGCTACTTTATTTGTGATTTGTCTCATAATTCAGACGGTTACAGAGTTTACCGCCAACGTTGCTATTGCCAACATTGTATTACCTGTAGTTGCCGAATTG TGTGTAGCGATAAAGCTGCATCCGTTATATCTGATGCTACCAGCTACTTTTTGTTGCTCGTTTTCGTTCCACTTACCAGTTGGAACACCGCCAAATGCTATTGTAAGTGCTGCCGGGCATATAAAAACCAAAGATTTCATAGTAGCTGGTATTGGACCAACTCTAATCACGCTGATTGTGGTAACTGTTTCATTTCCGACCTGGggaaatgtaattttcaacGCCAACGAATTCCCATCTTGGGCAGAATCGTAA
- the LOC124299993 gene encoding sex-lethal homolog isoform X2: protein MDGFYQKQNSDNYVNQHTSWTSQPSVDAQPSLHQSALQNPTEYSTAAGRDFARYRKMTDFDQPKSDEPRTNLIINYLPQSMTEKELYSMFVTIGPVESCRVMKDYKTGYSYGFGFVNYAKADDAATAIATLNGLQVQNKRLKVSLARPSGEEIKETNLYVTNLPRNITESQIDNIFSKYGQIVQKNILKDKLTGLPRGVAFVRFDKREEAQEAINGLHGTIPEGGSEPLCVKIAEEHGKQKAAYYAGWQAGYNQSRGGSRGGRGGSSSGSGATMTGSNGPGVLGRGGSFAPRGGHHTGGFIGGGPGAMRMEKIHPHRFNPIGMGGGYVQPHF from the exons atggaCGGATTCTACCAAAAGCAGAATTCGGACAACTACGTAAACCAACATACAAG TTGGACCTCGCAGCCATCAGTTGACGCTCAGCCCTCGCTTCATCAATCGGCGTTACAAAACCCTACCGAATATTCGACTGCAGCTGGGCGTGATTTTGCACGCTATCGCAAAATGACCGACTTTGATCAGCCCAAGTCCGATGAACCCCGAACAAATCTCATTATCAATTATCTACCCCAAAGCATGACTGAAAAAGAACTCTACAGTATGTTCGTTACCATCGGACCGGTCGAGTCTTGTAGGGTCATGAAGGACTACAAG ACGGGGTACAGTTATGGGTTTGGATTTGTCAACTATGCAAAGGCGGATGATGCTGCAACGGCAATTGCGACGCTCAACGGATTGCAAGTTCAAAATAAACGACTCAAAGTTTCCTTGGCCCGACCTTCCGGCGAAGAGATTAAGGAGACCAATCTCTATGTGACCAATCTTCCGag AAACATAACTGAGAGCCAGATCGACAACATATTTAGTAAATATGGGCAAATTGTTCAAAAGAATATCCTGAAAGACAAACTTACAGGCTTGCCACGTGGAGTTGCATTTGTCAG gTTTGACAAACGTGAAGAGGCTCAGGAAGCAATTAATGGTCTACATGGGACGATACCTGAAGGAGGCTCTGAACCTCTCTGTGTCAAAATTGCTGAAGAACACGGGAAACAAAAGGCCGCGTATTATGCTGGCTGGCAGGCAGGCTACAACCAAAGTCGGG GTGGAAGTCGAGGCGGACGAGGCGGTAGCAGCAGCGGGTCAGGTGCTACTATGACTGGATCTAACGGACCAGGAGTGCTGGGGAGAGGAGGGAGCTTTGCGCCGAGAGGCGGACACCATACAGGAGGATTCATTGGTGGGGGTCCTGGTGCCATGCGGATGGAAAAGATACACCCGCATCGGTTCAATCCTATAGGAATGGGCGGAGGCTACGTGCAACCTCATTTCTG A
- the LOC124299993 gene encoding sex-lethal homolog isoform X1 codes for MDGFYQKQNSDNYVNQHTSWTSQPSVDAQPSLHQSALQNPTEYSTAAGRDFARYRKMTDFDQPKSDEPRTNLIINYLPQSMTEKELYSMFVTIGPVESCRVMKDYKTGYSYGFGFVNYAKADDAATAIATLNGLQVQNKRLKVSLARPSGEEIKETNLYVTNLPRNITESQIDNIFSKYGQIVQKNILKDKLTGLPRGVAFVRFDKREEAQEAINGLHGTIPEGGSEPLCVKIAEEHGKQKAAYYAGWQAGYNQSRGGSRGGRGGSSSGSGATMTGSNGPGVLGRGGSFAPRGGHHTGGFIGGGPGAMRMEKIHPHRFNPIGMGGGYVQPHFW; via the exons atggaCGGATTCTACCAAAAGCAGAATTCGGACAACTACGTAAACCAACATACAAG TTGGACCTCGCAGCCATCAGTTGACGCTCAGCCCTCGCTTCATCAATCGGCGTTACAAAACCCTACCGAATATTCGACTGCAGCTGGGCGTGATTTTGCACGCTATCGCAAAATGACCGACTTTGATCAGCCCAAGTCCGATGAACCCCGAACAAATCTCATTATCAATTATCTACCCCAAAGCATGACTGAAAAAGAACTCTACAGTATGTTCGTTACCATCGGACCGGTCGAGTCTTGTAGGGTCATGAAGGACTACAAG ACGGGGTACAGTTATGGGTTTGGATTTGTCAACTATGCAAAGGCGGATGATGCTGCAACGGCAATTGCGACGCTCAACGGATTGCAAGTTCAAAATAAACGACTCAAAGTTTCCTTGGCCCGACCTTCCGGCGAAGAGATTAAGGAGACCAATCTCTATGTGACCAATCTTCCGag AAACATAACTGAGAGCCAGATCGACAACATATTTAGTAAATATGGGCAAATTGTTCAAAAGAATATCCTGAAAGACAAACTTACAGGCTTGCCACGTGGAGTTGCATTTGTCAG gTTTGACAAACGTGAAGAGGCTCAGGAAGCAATTAATGGTCTACATGGGACGATACCTGAAGGAGGCTCTGAACCTCTCTGTGTCAAAATTGCTGAAGAACACGGGAAACAAAAGGCCGCGTATTATGCTGGCTGGCAGGCAGGCTACAACCAAAGTCGGG GTGGAAGTCGAGGCGGACGAGGCGGTAGCAGCAGCGGGTCAGGTGCTACTATGACTGGATCTAACGGACCAGGAGTGCTGGGGAGAGGAGGGAGCTTTGCGCCGAGAGGCGGACACCATACAGGAGGATTCATTGGTGGGGGTCCTGGTGCCATGCGGATGGAAAAGATACACCCGCATCGGTTCAATCCTATAGGAATGGGCGGAGGCTACGTGCAACCTCATTTCTGGTGA
- the LOC124299993 gene encoding sex-lethal homolog isoform X4, with protein sequence MTDFDQPKSDEPRTNLIINYLPQSMTEKELYSMFVTIGPVESCRVMKDYKTGYSYGFGFVNYAKADDAATAIATLNGLQVQNKRLKVSLARPSGEEIKETNLYVTNLPRNITESQIDNIFSKYGQIVQKNILKDKLTGLPRGVAFVRFDKREEAQEAINGLHGTIPEGGSEPLCVKIAEEHGKQKAAYYAGWQAGYNQSRGGSRGGRGGSSSGSGATMTGSNGPGVLGRGGSFAPRGGHHTGGFIGGGPGAMRMEKIHPHRFNPIGMGGGYVQPHFW encoded by the exons ATGACCGACTTTGATCAGCCCAAGTCCGATGAACCCCGAACAAATCTCATTATCAATTATCTACCCCAAAGCATGACTGAAAAAGAACTCTACAGTATGTTCGTTACCATCGGACCGGTCGAGTCTTGTAGGGTCATGAAGGACTACAAG ACGGGGTACAGTTATGGGTTTGGATTTGTCAACTATGCAAAGGCGGATGATGCTGCAACGGCAATTGCGACGCTCAACGGATTGCAAGTTCAAAATAAACGACTCAAAGTTTCCTTGGCCCGACCTTCCGGCGAAGAGATTAAGGAGACCAATCTCTATGTGACCAATCTTCCGag AAACATAACTGAGAGCCAGATCGACAACATATTTAGTAAATATGGGCAAATTGTTCAAAAGAATATCCTGAAAGACAAACTTACAGGCTTGCCACGTGGAGTTGCATTTGTCAG gTTTGACAAACGTGAAGAGGCTCAGGAAGCAATTAATGGTCTACATGGGACGATACCTGAAGGAGGCTCTGAACCTCTCTGTGTCAAAATTGCTGAAGAACACGGGAAACAAAAGGCCGCGTATTATGCTGGCTGGCAGGCAGGCTACAACCAAAGTCGGG GTGGAAGTCGAGGCGGACGAGGCGGTAGCAGCAGCGGGTCAGGTGCTACTATGACTGGATCTAACGGACCAGGAGTGCTGGGGAGAGGAGGGAGCTTTGCGCCGAGAGGCGGACACCATACAGGAGGATTCATTGGTGGGGGTCCTGGTGCCATGCGGATGGAAAAGATACACCCGCATCGGTTCAATCCTATAGGAATGGGCGGAGGCTACGTGCAACCTCATTTCTGGTGA
- the LOC124299993 gene encoding sex-lethal homolog isoform X3, protein MVSIGDISWTSQPSVDAQPSLHQSALQNPTEYSTAAGRDFARYRKMTDFDQPKSDEPRTNLIINYLPQSMTEKELYSMFVTIGPVESCRVMKDYKTGYSYGFGFVNYAKADDAATAIATLNGLQVQNKRLKVSLARPSGEEIKETNLYVTNLPRNITESQIDNIFSKYGQIVQKNILKDKLTGLPRGVAFVRFDKREEAQEAINGLHGTIPEGGSEPLCVKIAEEHGKQKAAYYAGWQAGYNQSRGGSRGGRGGSSSGSGATMTGSNGPGVLGRGGSFAPRGGHHTGGFIGGGPGAMRMEKIHPHRFNPIGMGGGYVQPHFW, encoded by the exons ATGGTATCGATTGGCGATATCAGTTGGACCTCGCAGCCATCAGTTGACGCTCAGCCCTCGCTTCATCAATCGGCGTTACAAAACCCTACCGAATATTCGACTGCAGCTGGGCGTGATTTTGCACGCTATCGCAAAATGACCGACTTTGATCAGCCCAAGTCCGATGAACCCCGAACAAATCTCATTATCAATTATCTACCCCAAAGCATGACTGAAAAAGAACTCTACAGTATGTTCGTTACCATCGGACCGGTCGAGTCTTGTAGGGTCATGAAGGACTACAAG ACGGGGTACAGTTATGGGTTTGGATTTGTCAACTATGCAAAGGCGGATGATGCTGCAACGGCAATTGCGACGCTCAACGGATTGCAAGTTCAAAATAAACGACTCAAAGTTTCCTTGGCCCGACCTTCCGGCGAAGAGATTAAGGAGACCAATCTCTATGTGACCAATCTTCCGag AAACATAACTGAGAGCCAGATCGACAACATATTTAGTAAATATGGGCAAATTGTTCAAAAGAATATCCTGAAAGACAAACTTACAGGCTTGCCACGTGGAGTTGCATTTGTCAG gTTTGACAAACGTGAAGAGGCTCAGGAAGCAATTAATGGTCTACATGGGACGATACCTGAAGGAGGCTCTGAACCTCTCTGTGTCAAAATTGCTGAAGAACACGGGAAACAAAAGGCCGCGTATTATGCTGGCTGGCAGGCAGGCTACAACCAAAGTCGGG GTGGAAGTCGAGGCGGACGAGGCGGTAGCAGCAGCGGGTCAGGTGCTACTATGACTGGATCTAACGGACCAGGAGTGCTGGGGAGAGGAGGGAGCTTTGCGCCGAGAGGCGGACACCATACAGGAGGATTCATTGGTGGGGGTCCTGGTGCCATGCGGATGGAAAAGATACACCCGCATCGGTTCAATCCTATAGGAATGGGCGGAGGCTACGTGCAACCTCATTTCTGGTGA
- the LOC124299993 gene encoding sex-lethal homolog isoform X5: MDGFYQKQNSDNYVNQHTSWTSQPSVDAQPSLHQSALQNPTEYSTAAGRDFARYRKMTDFDQPKSDEPRTNLIINYLPQSMTEKELYSMFVTIGPVESCRVMKDYKTGYSYGFGFVNYAKADDAATAIATLNGLQVQNKRLKVSLARPSGEEIKETNLYVTNLPRNITESQIDNIFSKYGQIVQKNILKDKLTGLPRGVAFVRFDKREEAQEAINGLHGTIPEGGSEPLCVKIAEEHGKQKAAYYAGWQAGYNQSRDKMTASRSDSNGFSHSLLE, from the exons atggaCGGATTCTACCAAAAGCAGAATTCGGACAACTACGTAAACCAACATACAAG TTGGACCTCGCAGCCATCAGTTGACGCTCAGCCCTCGCTTCATCAATCGGCGTTACAAAACCCTACCGAATATTCGACTGCAGCTGGGCGTGATTTTGCACGCTATCGCAAAATGACCGACTTTGATCAGCCCAAGTCCGATGAACCCCGAACAAATCTCATTATCAATTATCTACCCCAAAGCATGACTGAAAAAGAACTCTACAGTATGTTCGTTACCATCGGACCGGTCGAGTCTTGTAGGGTCATGAAGGACTACAAG ACGGGGTACAGTTATGGGTTTGGATTTGTCAACTATGCAAAGGCGGATGATGCTGCAACGGCAATTGCGACGCTCAACGGATTGCAAGTTCAAAATAAACGACTCAAAGTTTCCTTGGCCCGACCTTCCGGCGAAGAGATTAAGGAGACCAATCTCTATGTGACCAATCTTCCGag AAACATAACTGAGAGCCAGATCGACAACATATTTAGTAAATATGGGCAAATTGTTCAAAAGAATATCCTGAAAGACAAACTTACAGGCTTGCCACGTGGAGTTGCATTTGTCAG gTTTGACAAACGTGAAGAGGCTCAGGAAGCAATTAATGGTCTACATGGGACGATACCTGAAGGAGGCTCTGAACCTCTCTGTGTCAAAATTGCTGAAGAACACGGGAAACAAAAGGCCGCGTATTATGCTGGCTGGCAGGCAGGCTACAACCAAAGTCGGG ATAAGATGACCGCCTCAAGGTCCGACTCTAATGGCTTCTCGCACTCGCTTTTAGAATAA